Proteins encoded by one window of Microcoleus sp. FACHB-68:
- a CDS encoding iron-containing redox enzyme family protein, translating into MPAIQLTAINYDQAEQEFIELLEMENLDKKVAAKPSIVSNFEKALTTAIKAAYGESAGDNSAHRFLHRVLYRINRLKLFWYDDLRRYTNERSAYLQTVRDQIEAAWQQWELAQLDVATLQQLNVAQVKQALLDRGDADLNPPLSEDSRYLREQMSETGYRRVLAIGSFDGLVEGSRMCAILGGAANEVQSTLTRVLIEEYGNGRLSRKHSTYFAQMLEEFGMNTEPESYFDLVPWEVLACANHNFLLTDCKRHFLRYNGGLTYFEVAGPAAYRNYLAAAQRLELSAAAMGYWELHIREDERHGRWMLDDVALPLAEKYPENAWELLLGYDQEKLMGDRAGAAVVRSAREAEQK; encoded by the coding sequence ATGCCAGCAATTCAACTGACAGCAATTAACTACGATCAAGCAGAGCAGGAATTTATAGAACTGCTTGAAATGGAGAATTTAGATAAAAAAGTAGCCGCGAAGCCCTCTATCGTGAGTAATTTTGAAAAGGCACTCACGACAGCAATTAAAGCGGCTTATGGAGAATCGGCTGGCGATAATTCAGCACACCGCTTTTTGCACCGCGTACTTTATCGAATTAACCGGCTCAAACTATTTTGGTATGATGATTTGCGGCGCTATACTAACGAGCGATCAGCTTATTTGCAAACCGTGCGCGATCAAATTGAAGCCGCTTGGCAGCAGTGGGAACTCGCACAACTTGATGTGGCAACCCTTCAACAATTAAACGTCGCACAAGTTAAACAAGCATTATTAGATCGCGGCGATGCGGATCTCAACCCCCCCCTGTCTGAAGACAGCCGGTATCTGCGCGAACAAATGAGTGAAACCGGCTACCGGCGAGTGCTAGCAATTGGCTCATTTGATGGCTTAGTGGAAGGAAGCCGAATGTGCGCTATCCTAGGCGGTGCGGCAAATGAGGTGCAATCAACACTAACACGGGTGCTGATTGAAGAGTACGGCAACGGTCGCCTTTCCCGCAAACATTCTACCTATTTTGCCCAGATGTTAGAAGAGTTTGGGATGAATACCGAACCGGAATCTTACTTTGATTTGGTGCCTTGGGAAGTTCTTGCTTGCGCTAATCATAACTTCTTGCTAACCGACTGCAAACGTCATTTCCTACGCTACAACGGTGGACTAACTTATTTTGAAGTAGCCGGACCGGCAGCCTACAGAAATTATCTCGCAGCCGCGCAACGTTTGGAACTTTCAGCGGCAGCAATGGGTTATTGGGAACTCCACATCCGAGAAGATGAACGGCATGGACGTTGGATGTTGGATGATGTCGCTTTGCCACTGGCTGAAAAGTATCCCGAAAATGCTTGGGAACTCCTACTCGGATATGATCAAGAAAAATTGATGGGTGATCGTGCCGGTGCAGCAGTTGTACGTTCAGCGCGGGAAGCGGAACAGAAATAA
- a CDS encoding methyltransferase yields the protein MLISSKPLKDVFHCPEESNFYSYCLDTLVLNHCAHHQVILEFGAGDGTPIINSLMRTRFDGKIHGFELNPLAYKTAKSNIEEYELSDKYIIHNTSFFDALRPKAEYLISNPPYLPAIDDKIYQPLLHGGTDGSKITRQLLTLGYENVLVMLSSYSNPQGLIEFANSQGYRTADFTVTPLPFGYYSSESKVKNMIAELREKGMAFYTKNIYLLAGVLFTQSYKSTPDLSSELSQVITSL from the coding sequence ATGCTCATCTCCTCAAAGCCCCTGAAAGATGTCTTCCATTGCCCAGAAGAATCAAATTTTTACTCTTACTGTTTAGATACATTAGTTTTAAATCATTGCGCTCATCATCAAGTGATCCTTGAATTTGGGGCGGGAGATGGAACTCCGATTATTAATTCATTAATGAGAACTCGCTTTGATGGCAAAATCCACGGATTTGAACTTAACCCTTTAGCTTATAAAACCGCTAAATCTAATATAGAAGAATATGAGCTTAGTGATAAATATATAATTCACAATACCTCTTTCTTTGATGCTTTGCGACCAAAAGCCGAGTATCTTATCTCAAATCCGCCCTATCTGCCGGCAATCGATGACAAGATTTATCAACCTCTTTTACACGGCGGGACAGATGGCTCGAAAATTACCAGACAGCTTTTAACTTTAGGCTATGAAAATGTCTTAGTGATGCTGTCTAGTTATTCCAATCCCCAAGGGTTGATTGAATTTGCTAATTCTCAGGGATACCGCACGGCTGATTTTACCGTTACCCCGTTACCTTTCGGTTATTACAGCTCTGAATCTAAGGTGAAAAACATGATAGCCGAGTTGCGTGAAAAAGGTATGGCATTTTATACCAAAAACATTTATCTGTTGGCCGGCGTTTTATTCACCCAAAGTTATAAATCTACCCCAGATTTATCGAGTGAACTGAGTCAGGTGATAACATCTTTATAA
- a CDS encoding YdiU family protein — translation MTQATNPIPLETANPFLSLNYEPAMESLGEDYFDFVEAAEFPQQILRFRNNDVLAQLGLDPINVTNQHFIEAFGHFESVRPFMALRYHGYQFGEYNPQLGDGRGFLYGQVRGVDGELYDFGTKGSGRTPYSRTADGRLTLKGGVREVLAAEMLHRMGVKTSRCLCLIETGEQLWRGDEPSPTRSSVMVRFSRSHIRFGTFERLHYFKRKDLIEKLLNHVIECYYPAIHNHADAQEKYGLFYAELVQRVAELTAQWMAAGFCHAVLNTDNMSITGESFDYGPYAFIPTYNPNFTAAYFDYYGRYSYSNQPGICRLNLEMLQRPLEAVIDPAAMEAGLAKFEEYYHQKYRQLMLNKLGFAEVPVDEAEELLKLTIQLLHKTQVGYHDFFIELKKQFSPDWRDDASLIFKEAEPAEVLNPWRQFYYHLLQQTSAAELDEMKGRLRQHNPEQVLLRPEIEAIWEPIVVEDNWEPFYALLKRIKSPD, via the coding sequence ATGACTCAAGCAACAAACCCAATTCCTTTAGAGACTGCAAATCCTTTCCTCTCGCTCAATTACGAACCGGCGATGGAATCGTTGGGTGAGGATTATTTTGATTTTGTGGAGGCGGCAGAGTTCCCTCAGCAAATTTTGCGCTTTCGCAATAATGATGTGCTGGCGCAACTTGGTTTAGATCCGATCAATGTCACAAATCAGCATTTTATTGAGGCATTTGGCCACTTTGAGAGTGTGCGGCCTTTTATGGCTTTGCGTTACCACGGCTATCAGTTTGGTGAGTATAACCCGCAATTGGGCGATGGGCGTGGTTTTCTCTATGGTCAAGTGCGCGGTGTGGATGGAGAACTTTACGACTTTGGCACCAAAGGCAGTGGCAGAACGCCTTATTCTAGAACAGCGGATGGCCGGCTGACCCTAAAAGGGGGTGTGCGCGAAGTATTGGCGGCTGAGATGCTGCACCGGATGGGTGTGAAAACTTCACGCTGTCTGTGTTTGATAGAAACCGGCGAACAGCTATGGCGAGGAGATGAACCGTCTCCTACTCGTTCATCGGTGATGGTACGTTTTAGCCGATCACATATTCGCTTCGGTACGTTTGAACGGTTGCACTATTTCAAGCGAAAAGATTTAATTGAAAAGCTTTTAAATCATGTCATTGAGTGCTATTATCCGGCGATTCATAATCATGCGGATGCACAAGAAAAATACGGGCTATTTTATGCAGAGTTAGTGCAGCGAGTCGCAGAATTGACGGCACAGTGGATGGCAGCCGGTTTTTGTCATGCGGTGCTAAATACGGATAATATGTCAATCACCGGCGAAAGTTTTGACTATGGGCCGTATGCGTTTATTCCCACCTACAATCCGAATTTTACAGCGGCCTATTTTGATTATTACGGGCGCTATAGTTACAGCAATCAACCGGGGATCTGTCGTTTAAATTTAGAGATGCTTCAGCGTCCGTTAGAGGCGGTGATAGATCCAGCAGCGATGGAAGCCGGTTTGGCGAAGTTTGAGGAGTATTATCATCAGAAATACCGGCAGTTGATGCTAAATAAGTTGGGATTTGCTGAGGTGCCGGTGGATGAGGCCGAAGAGTTATTAAAGTTAACGATTCAATTGCTGCACAAGACTCAAGTTGGTTATCACGATTTCTTTATTGAATTGAAGAAACAGTTTTCTCCAGATTGGCGGGATGATGCAAGCCTGATTTTTAAAGAAGCTGAGCCGGCAGAGGTTTTAAATCCTTGGCGGCAGTTTTACTATCATCTGTTGCAGCAAACTTCGGCGGCAGAATTGGATGAAATGAAAGGCCGGTTGCGGCAGCACAATCCAGAACAAGTGTTGCTTAGACCAGAAATTGAAGCCATTTGGGAGCCAATTGTCGTTGAAGATAACTGGGAACCGTTTTACGCCTTGTTAAAGCGCATCAAGTCTCCCGATTAA
- a CDS encoding 2-hydroxyacid dehydrogenase — MKVAVFSTKSYDRTFLEAANVGHGHELVYFEPRLNLTTSILAGECQSVCVFVHDQLDAPTIQQLAKGGIRLIALRCTGFNNVDLAAANECGITVLRVPAYSPYAVAEHAVGLILTLNRKIHRAYNRVREGNFSLDGLLGFDLHGRTVGIAGTGKIGEIVARILHGFGTKLLGYDVTPNPECEKLGMRYVSLPELFAGSDIITLHCPLMPETYHLINAEAISQMKAGVMIVNTSRGALIDTEAAIESLKAGKIGYLALDVYEQEANLFFEDLSNLVIQDDVFQRLLTFPNVLITGHQAFFTETALKNIADTTIANITDFEAARPCPNAVSVDRLRP; from the coding sequence ATGAAAGTGGCTGTTTTCAGCACCAAATCCTATGATCGCACGTTTTTGGAAGCCGCCAACGTGGGTCACGGACATGAGCTGGTCTATTTTGAACCGCGCTTAAATTTGACAACAAGCATTTTAGCCGGCGAGTGTCAATCAGTTTGCGTCTTCGTTCACGACCAGTTGGACGCGCCAACGATTCAACAACTTGCTAAAGGGGGAATTCGTCTAATTGCCCTGCGCTGTACCGGCTTCAATAACGTGGATCTCGCGGCGGCTAACGAGTGCGGGATCACCGTGTTGCGCGTCCCAGCTTACTCACCCTATGCCGTTGCAGAACACGCCGTTGGGCTAATTCTAACCCTCAACCGCAAGATTCACCGCGCCTATAACCGTGTGCGAGAAGGAAACTTTTCCCTCGATGGTTTATTAGGCTTCGATCTACACGGGCGAACCGTTGGCATCGCCGGCACTGGTAAAATTGGCGAGATTGTTGCCAGGATTCTGCACGGCTTTGGCACAAAACTGCTGGGATATGATGTCACACCCAACCCAGAATGCGAAAAACTCGGAATGCGCTATGTTTCGCTGCCCGAATTATTTGCCGGTTCTGATATCATCACCCTGCACTGCCCGCTGATGCCAGAAACTTACCATCTGATCAACGCCGAAGCCATCAGCCAGATGAAAGCCGGTGTGATGATTGTCAACACCAGCCGGGGGGCGCTGATTGATACAGAAGCCGCCATTGAATCTCTTAAAGCCGGTAAAATCGGCTACCTCGCCTTAGATGTTTACGAACAAGAAGCCAACTTGTTCTTTGAAGATTTATCAAATCTCGTCATTCAGGACGACGTATTTCAACGCTTGCTGACATTTCCCAACGTCCTGATCACCGGGCATCAGGCATTTTTCACCGAAACTGCCTTAAAAAATATCGCCGACACCACCATCGCTAACATCACAGACTTTGAAGCAGCGCGTCCTTGCCCAAATGCGGTTTCAGTTGATCGGTTAAGACCCTAA
- a CDS encoding CAAD domain-containing protein, with amino-acid sequence MNPENQQYTSDVVTDTDLPRIEVKVEEAGVLATVNSSDGNGMGDQWQQIRDQVVQIISELPNYVAGFFAANQRPIVSIGLIVATLVTIKVTLAVLDAINDIPLLAPTFELIGLGYTAWFVNRFLLRAANRQELSEEVKNLKDQVLGSN; translated from the coding sequence ATGAATCCTGAAAACCAACAATACACCTCCGACGTAGTGACTGACACCGATCTGCCCAGAATCGAGGTAAAAGTCGAAGAAGCCGGTGTCCTCGCAACGGTTAACTCTTCAGATGGAAATGGAATGGGAGATCAGTGGCAGCAAATTAGAGATCAAGTTGTCCAAATTATCTCTGAACTGCCCAATTATGTGGCCGGCTTTTTTGCAGCCAACCAAAGACCGATTGTTAGCATTGGCTTAATCGTCGCCACTTTAGTCACAATCAAAGTGACCCTGGCTGTGCTCGATGCCATTAACGATATTCCGTTGCTGGCACCAACCTTTGAGTTAATTGGTCTTGGCTACACAGCTTGGTTTGTTAACCGCTTCTTGCTGCGTGCGGCAAATCGCCAAGAGTTATCTGAGGAAGTAAAAAACCTCAAAGATCAAGTCCTCGGTAGCAATTAG
- a CDS encoding S-layer homology domain-containing protein has product MSNLPPSDPRSPRDNPLGFDELIAIVVTFSTIGTILLVSLMRDDPKFFEQFPTQSPSPSPQLQVDPTRETEEVPQPAGRQSSLSEPPAPKPVAVPATPVPAAIVAIPTPQKLAPTAKPKPGAKPEKSAASPSSSLPVKTLPVMASVDSDIFRDVPKAFWARPFVNSIAQRGIVAGFVDNTYRPTKPVTRAEFAAIVSKTFKAKSTRPAAKFTDVPSNHWAASKIEQATRSGFLSAEPPLLKPYQPMTRVDVLVSLANGLGLKPKSDPAKILKVYQDADKIPKNARAKVAAATEMGLVFRNPNAKLLNPTQNASRADIADVIYKALVIDGQAEKKPPKKPAK; this is encoded by the coding sequence ATGAGCAATTTACCTCCTTCCGATCCCCGGTCTCCGCGAGATAATCCTCTAGGGTTTGATGAGCTAATTGCGATTGTTGTGACTTTTTCCACCATTGGCACCATTCTCTTGGTGTCTTTGATGCGAGACGATCCCAAGTTTTTTGAGCAATTTCCGACTCAGTCTCCGTCCCCATCTCCGCAGTTGCAAGTCGATCCAACCAGGGAGACGGAAGAGGTGCCACAACCGGCTGGGCGTCAGTCTAGCTTGTCTGAACCACCGGCTCCTAAGCCTGTTGCAGTGCCGGCAACTCCCGTACCGGCAGCCATAGTGGCAATCCCTACTCCCCAAAAGTTAGCCCCAACGGCAAAGCCGAAGCCGGGGGCAAAACCTGAAAAATCGGCTGCCTCGCCGTCGAGTTCTCTGCCGGTTAAAACGCTGCCGGTGATGGCTTCTGTTGATTCGGACATTTTTCGGGATGTTCCAAAAGCCTTTTGGGCGCGTCCTTTTGTCAACTCTATCGCCCAGCGTGGGATTGTTGCTGGCTTTGTCGATAATACCTATCGCCCCACGAAGCCGGTGACGCGGGCTGAATTTGCTGCCATTGTCTCCAAAACATTCAAAGCCAAATCAACTCGCCCTGCCGCTAAATTTACGGATGTGCCCTCTAATCACTGGGCTGCCTCAAAGATTGAACAAGCGACACGCAGCGGATTTTTGAGCGCGGAACCGCCACTGCTGAAGCCCTACCAACCGATGACGCGTGTAGATGTCTTGGTTTCTTTGGCGAATGGCTTGGGGCTAAAGCCGAAATCTGACCCCGCTAAAATTTTGAAGGTTTATCAAGACGCGGATAAAATTCCCAAAAATGCGCGGGCGAAGGTAGCGGCGGCAACTGAAATGGGCCTTGTGTTCAGAAATCCTAATGCCAAGCTTCTCAATCCCACTCAAAATGCCAGCCGTGCTGATATTGCAGATGTGATTTATAAAGCCTTGGTAATCGACGGGCAGGCGGAAAAGAAACCGCCTAAAAAGCCGGCTAAGTAG
- the aroA gene encoding 3-phosphoshikimate 1-carboxyvinyltransferase has translation MATSIVIVETPESQQLLIQKANASLSLQGSIRVPGDKSISHRALMLGAIAQGETTVEGLLLGEDPRSTASCFRALGAEISELNTERVRVQGAGIGRLLEPANILDAGNSGTTIRLMLGLLAGHPGQFFTVTGDASLRSRPMSRVVKPLRQMGAQIWGRQDGNLAPLAIQGQHLRPIHYHSPIASAQVKSCILLAGLMTEGETTVTEPALSRDHSERMLRAFGAQLSIDPETHSVTITGPAQLHGQPVIVPGDISSAAFWLVAGSIVPDSDLVIENVGVNPTRTGILEALAMMEADIELQNQREVAGEPVADLRVRYRQLKACEIAGDLIPRLIDEIPILAVAAAFAQGTTVIRDAAELRVKESDRLAVMAHQLNRLGARVTELPDGLEITGGTPLTGAEVDSHDDHRVAMSLAIAGLNAAGTTTINRAEAAAISYPNFTATLQQICREG, from the coding sequence ATGGCAACCTCTATCGTGATCGTGGAAACCCCCGAATCCCAACAGTTGCTTATTCAAAAAGCGAACGCCAGTTTATCCCTCCAAGGTAGTATCCGGGTGCCGGGGGATAAGTCTATCTCTCACCGCGCTTTAATGTTAGGTGCAATCGCGCAAGGAGAAACCACCGTAGAGGGGCTGCTTTTGGGAGAAGATCCCCGCAGTACAGCGAGCTGTTTCCGGGCTTTAGGGGCAGAGATTTCTGAACTCAACACTGAGCGGGTGCGGGTGCAAGGTGCCGGCATTGGCCGGCTACTCGAACCGGCTAATATACTCGATGCCGGCAATTCTGGTACGACGATTCGCTTAATGTTGGGCTTATTAGCCGGCCACCCCGGTCAATTTTTTACCGTCACGGGCGATGCTTCTTTGCGATCCCGTCCAATGTCTCGCGTGGTTAAGCCGCTGCGCCAGATGGGTGCCCAAATTTGGGGACGCCAAGATGGCAACCTCGCACCCTTGGCCATCCAAGGCCAGCATTTACGACCGATTCACTACCATTCGCCCATTGCTTCAGCTCAGGTTAAATCTTGTATCTTACTCGCCGGCTTAATGACAGAGGGCGAAACAACGGTGACAGAGCCGGCCCTCTCGCGCGATCACAGTGAGCGAATGCTACGGGCATTTGGGGCACAACTAAGCATCGATCCCGAAACCCACAGTGTCACGATTACCGGGCCGGCTCAACTGCATGGTCAACCTGTGATTGTGCCGGGAGATATTAGTTCAGCAGCGTTTTGGCTGGTTGCCGGCTCGATTGTGCCAGATTCAGATTTAGTCATCGAAAATGTCGGCGTCAACCCGACGCGCACCGGCATTCTGGAAGCGTTGGCAATGATGGAGGCGGATATTGAGTTGCAAAATCAGCGGGAAGTTGCCGGTGAGCCGGTAGCCGATCTGCGAGTGCGTTACCGGCAGCTCAAAGCCTGTGAAATTGCCGGCGATCTGATTCCGCGTTTAATTGATGAAATTCCAATTTTGGCCGTAGCAGCGGCATTTGCTCAGGGCACAACCGTGATTCGAGATGCGGCGGAGTTGCGCGTCAAAGAAAGTGACCGGCTGGCAGTCATGGCGCATCAGCTTAACCGACTCGGTGCTCGCGTTACAGAATTGCCCGACGGGTTGGAAATTACCGGCGGCACACCCCTTACCGGCGCTGAGGTAGACAGCCATGATGATCACCGGGTGGCGATGAGTTTGGCAATTGCCGGTCTTAATGCTGCCGGCACCACCACCATCAATCGTGCTGAGGCGGCAGCCATCTCCTACCCAAACTTCACCGCTACGCTGCAACAGATCTGTCGTGAGGGATAG
- a CDS encoding FAD-dependent oxidoreductase, with translation MTLPNQPLSFWRKTTAETHFPQLITDISVDVTIVGAGITGLTTALLLKRAGLKVAVIEAFKIGHGTTGSTTAHLSEVPDAGYQTLISNFGKENTRLVAQSRRAAIELIAGFVAQGQIACHFQRVPGYLYTESREEIEYLQEEVQAANNLGVTASLTTDVPLPFPLHAGILFPNQAQFHPMEYLHALAGAIEGDGCHIFERTRVTDITDDVPCRVYTDRGSVKAQNVILATHTPIHDLFHLPDLLLMTTKIAAYRSYVLGVRLVEKRFGPTSPIPVGLFWDTAEPYHYTRTHTDSAGQILLVGGEDHKTGQDVDTEACFQRLEEYVRGRYEVSSIDCKWSAQLYEPVDGLPFIGKPGVHSHLYIATGYSGNGITFGTVAAMLLADLVQGKPNPWRDVYDPNRVPVAGASRLMTENLNVATHLIADRFKSDASRLSEVRPNEGKIVDVNGEKLAIYRDEAGTIHALSPVCSHATCIVHWNNTEKSWDCPCHGGRYSPTGQVLNGPPINGLQPKKIAQI, from the coding sequence ATGACATTACCAAACCAACCGCTATCTTTTTGGCGCAAGACGACTGCCGAGACACATTTTCCCCAACTGATTACAGATATTTCAGTGGATGTGACAATTGTGGGTGCCGGCATCACCGGCTTAACAACGGCGCTTCTGCTTAAACGTGCCGGTTTGAAAGTGGCCGTTATTGAAGCCTTTAAAATTGGCCACGGCACCACCGGCTCAACGACTGCTCACCTCAGCGAAGTCCCGGATGCCGGTTATCAAACGCTGATTTCTAATTTCGGAAAAGAAAATACCCGCTTAGTCGCCCAATCTCGCCGCGCTGCCATTGAATTAATTGCCGGTTTTGTGGCACAAGGGCAAATCGCCTGCCACTTCCAGCGCGTTCCCGGATATCTCTACACCGAATCACGGGAAGAGATTGAGTATCTTCAAGAAGAAGTGCAAGCCGCCAATAACCTGGGTGTCACTGCCAGCTTAACCACAGACGTTCCCCTGCCGTTCCCACTCCACGCCGGCATCTTATTTCCCAATCAAGCTCAGTTCCACCCGATGGAATATCTCCACGCACTTGCCGGTGCCATTGAGGGCGATGGCTGCCACATTTTTGAGCGCACTCGCGTTACCGATATCACCGACGACGTGCCTTGCCGAGTTTACACCGACCGGGGCAGCGTCAAAGCGCAAAACGTGATTCTCGCCACCCACACTCCGATCCACGACTTGTTCCACCTGCCAGACTTGTTGTTAATGACGACTAAAATCGCCGCCTATCGCTCTTATGTACTGGGCGTGCGGTTGGTAGAAAAGCGTTTTGGCCCCACTTCCCCGATTCCTGTGGGACTCTTTTGGGACACGGCAGAACCCTATCATTACACCCGCACTCACACAGACAGTGCCGGCCAAATTTTGCTGGTTGGGGGTGAAGACCACAAAACCGGCCAGGATGTGGATACTGAGGCGTGCTTTCAGCGCTTAGAAGAGTATGTGCGCGGTCGCTATGAAGTCAGCTCGATTGATTGCAAATGGTCAGCCCAATTATACGAGCCGGTGGACGGGTTGCCGTTTATTGGGAAGCCGGGTGTTCACTCGCATCTGTATATTGCCACCGGCTATTCGGGCAATGGTATTACCTTCGGGACGGTTGCGGCGATGCTTTTAGCGGATCTGGTTCAAGGCAAACCGAATCCCTGGCGCGACGTGTATGATCCCAATCGGGTGCCGGTTGCCGGTGCGTCTCGGTTGATGACAGAAAATTTGAATGTGGCTACGCACTTAATTGCGGATCGGTTCAAGTCTGATGCCAGCCGGTTGTCGGAGGTGCGACCGAATGAGGGCAAAATTGTTGATGTCAACGGGGAGAAATTAGCCATTTACCGGGATGAAGCCGGCACGATTCATGCCCTTTCGCCGGTGTGCAGCCACGCCACCTGCATTGTGCATTGGAACAATACGGAAAAAAGCTGGGATTGTCCTTGCCACGGAGGCCGGTATAGTCCCACAGGCCAAGTGCTGAACGGCCCGCCGATCAATGGTTTGCAGCCTAAAAAAATCGCTCAAATTTAG
- a CDS encoding GNAT family N-acetyltransferase, with product MPQERISPVNQEDFPRVVEVWEASVRETHLFLSEADIQFFKPLISNELPHIADLVCVRDEAGQVAGFVGVAEGKVEMLFIHPMWMRQGIGRQLLEYAVKKLGATKVDVNEQNEEALEFYKRMGFEVEGRSELDSTGKPFPLLHMRLGKVA from the coding sequence ATGCCGCAAGAACGCATCTCTCCAGTCAATCAGGAAGACTTCCCGCGCGTCGTCGAAGTGTGGGAAGCCTCCGTCCGCGAAACACACCTGTTCCTTTCCGAAGCTGACATCCAGTTCTTCAAGCCGCTGATAAGTAATGAGCTTCCACATATAGCGGATCTGGTTTGCGTGCGTGATGAGGCCGGTCAAGTAGCCGGCTTCGTTGGCGTGGCGGAGGGCAAGGTCGAGATGCTGTTCATCCATCCAATGTGGATGCGCCAGGGGATCGGACGCCAACTGCTAGAGTATGCTGTCAAGAAGCTCGGTGCGACAAAGGTTGATGTGAACGAGCAGAATGAAGAGGCACTAGAGTTCTATAAGCGGATGGGGTTCGAGGTAGAAGGGCGCTCGGAGTTGGATAGCACCGGCAAACCGTTTCCTTTATTGCATATGCGCTTAGGTAAGGTAGCTTAA